AGCTCACGTTCCCTATTGGTGGGTGAACAATCCAACACTTGGTGAATTCTGCTTCACAATGATAGGTAGAGCCAACAACGAAGGATAAAAAAGCAACGTCGCTATGAACGCTTGGCTGCCACAAGCCAGTTATCCCTGTGGTAACTTTTCTAACACCTCTAGCTTCAAATTCCGAAGGTCTAAAGGATCGTTAGGCCACGCTTTCACGGTTCCTATTCGTACTGGAAATCAGGATCAAACGAGCTTTTACCCTTCTGTTCCACACGAGATTTCTGTTCTCGTTGAGCTCATCTTAGGACACCTGCGTTATCTTTTAACAGATATGCCGCCCCAGCCAAACTCCCCACCTAATAATGTCTTCCGCCCGGATCAGCGCGCCAGAGCGCGCTTTGGGTCCAAAAAGAGGGGTAGTGCCCCGCCTCCGATTCACggaataagtaaaataacattaaaagTAGTGGTATTTCACTTTCGCCTTTCGGCTCCCACTTATCCTACACCTCTCAAGTCATTTCACAAAGTCGGACTAGAGTCAAGCTCAACAGGGTCTTCTTTCCCCGCTGATTCCGCCAAGCCCGTTCCCTTGGCTGTGGTTTCGCTGGATAGTAGACAGGGACAGTGGGAATCTCGTTAATCCATTCATGCGCGTCACTAATTAGATGACGAGGCATTTGGCTACCTTAAGAGAGTCATAGTTACTCCCGCCGTTTACCCGCGCTTGGTTGAATTTCTTCACTTTGACATTTAGAGCACTGGGTAGAAATCACATTGCGTGAGCATCCACAGGGACCATCACAAtgctttgttttaattaaacagTCGGATTCCCCTTGTCCGTACCAGTTCTGAGTCGGCTGTTCGACGCCCGGGGAAGGCCCCCGATGGAGCCGTTCCCAGTCCGTCCCCCAACCGGCACGCGACGACCTGCTCTCGCCGGGGGAGCAGCTCGAGCAGTTCGCCAACAGCCGACGGGCTCGGAAATGGGACCCCCGTGCCCAGCCCTCAGAGCCAATCCTTTTCCTGAGGTTACGGATCCATTTTGCCGACTTCCCTTGCCTACATTGTTCCATCGACCAGAGGCTGTTCACCTTGGAGACCTGATGCAGTTATGAGTACGACCGGGCGCGGACGGCACTCGGTCCTCCGGATTTTCAAGGGCCGCCGGGGGCGCACCGGACACCACGCGACGTGCGGTGCTCTTCCAGCCGCTGGCCCCTACCTCCGGCTGAGCCGTTTCTAGGGTGGGCAGGCTGTTAAACAGAAAAGATAACTCTTCCCGAGGCCCCCGCCGATGTCTCCGGACTCCCTAACGTTGCCGTCAGCTGCCGCGTCCCGGTTCAGGAATTTTAACCTGATTCCCTTTCAGAGCACGCGCTGTCTGTCGGGCTTCGCCCAACCCTTTGGATCGACTAACCAATGTGCAAGTGTCGTTCACATGGAACCTTTCCCCTCTTCGGCCTTCAAAGTTCTCATTTGAATATTTGCTACTACCACCAAGATCCGCACCGATGGCCGCTTCGCCCGGGCTCACGCCCAGGGTTTTGCAGCGATCGTCGCGCCCTCCTACTCATCGGGGCCTGGCCCTTGCCCCGACGGCCGGGTATAGGTCGCGCGCTTCAGCGCCATCCATTTTCGGGGCTAGTTGATTCGGCAGGTGAGTTGTTACACACACCTTAGCGGATTTCGACTTCCATGACCACCGTCCTGCTGTCTTAATCGACCAATACCCTTTGTGGGATCTAGGTTAGCGCGCAGTTGGGCACTGTAACCCGACTTCCAGTTCATCCCGCGTCGCCAGTTCTGCTTACCAAAAATGGGCCACTTGGAGCTCTCGGTTTCCTAGCGCGGCTCAACGGAGCAGCCGCACCGTCCTACCTATTTAAAGTTTGAGAATAGGTCGAGGGCATTGCGCCCCCGATGCCTCTAATCATTGGCTTTACCTGATAGAACTCGCGCTCGAGCTCCAGCTATCCTGAGGGAAACTTCGGAGGGAACCAGCTACTAGACGGTTTGATTAGTCTTTCGCCCCAATACCCAAGTCAGACGAACGATTTGCACGTCAGTATCGCTGCGGGCCTCGACCAGAGTTTCCTCTGGCTTCGCCCCGCTCAAGCATAGTTCACCATCTTTCGGGTCCCGACAAGTATGCTCACTCGAACTCTTCTCAGAAGATCAAGGTCGGTCGGCGTTGCAGCCCTCGGGGGGGATCGCGCCGGTCAGCTTCCTTACGCCTTACGGGTTTGCTCGCCCGTTGACTCGCACACATGTCAGACTCCTTGGTCCGTGTTTCATGACGGGTCGAATGGGGAGCCCGCTGGCCAGCGCCGGGAGCGCGCAGTTGCCGAGGCACGCCGTGGGCGCGCGCTGTCCGCCACGATCGGGGCGACGGCGTTCCGCGGGCATATCGACTGCCCGGGCTTTGGCCGCCGCCTCAATCCGCGCTTTTTGGCATAATTTCAACCATCTCCCCATCCGCTTCCCTCCCGACAATTTCAAGCACTCTTTGACTCTATTTTCGAAGTCCTTATCATCTTTCCCTCGCGGTACTTGTTCGCTATCGATCTCTCGCCCGTATTTAGCATTAGACGGAATTTACCGCCCGATTGGGGCTGCATTCCCAAACAACCCGACTCGCCGATAGCGCCTCATGGTGCGGCAGGGTCCGGGCACGACGGGGCTCTCACCCTCTCCGGCGCCCCTTTCCAGGGGTCTTGGGCCCGGTCCGCCGCTGAGGACGCTTCTCCAGACTACAATTCGGACAGCGAAGCCGCCCGATTCTCAAGTTGGGCTGTTCCCGGTTCGCTCGCCGTTACTAGGGGAATCCTTGTAAGTTTCTTTTCCTCCGCTTATTGATATGCTTAAACGCAGCGGGTGATCCCGCCTGACCTGGGCTCGCGGTCGGAGGCGCTGGCGCCTTTGGGTCCAACGGGATGCCCGAGCGGACGACGCCGAGCGCGGCACGACAGCACGCGAGTTGAGCGTTCAACCACCACTGGTCGTGACGAGCGTCGCCGCGGGATCGCATTTGGGCCGACCGCGCGCGGGTGCGCACGGGAGGCCAATGTCCGCCCCCCACGCGACGGGCGGGGGGGCGACGCGATGCGTGACGCCCAGGCAGACGTGCCCTGGCCTAATGGCTTCGGGCGCAACTTGCGTTCAAAGACTCGATGGTTCACGGGATTCTGCAATTCACACCAAGTATCGCATTTCGCTACGTTCTTCATCGATGCGAGAGCCGAGATATCCGTTGCCGAGAGTCGTTTTGACATTCGAGAGACGCCCCCTCCGCCCGTGCACCCCGCGGACGGGGCCACCGTGCGGCGGACGCTTCGTTCGGTTTTCCTGGGCGCGTGCCGCGCCGGGGGTTCGTTAGCCCGCACGTCGAGCGCGTTCGCGCGCGCCGGCGGGGGAGGGGACCGGACGGGGGCGTGCGCCCCGCGCCCGGGCCCCGATTTTATTTGCAACGTGTTCGCGGTCTGCTTCTGCAGGTTTCGACAATGATCCTTCCGCAGGTTCACCTACGGAAACCTTGTTACGACTTCTCCTTCCTCTAAATGATAAGGTTCAGTGGACTTCTCGCGACGTCGCGGGCAGCGAACCGCCCACGTCGCCTCGATCTGAACACTTCACCGGACCATTCAATCGGTAGGCGCGACGGGCGGTGTGTACAAAGGGCAGGGACGTAGTCAACGCGAGCTGATGACTCGCGCTTACTAGGAATTCCTCGTTGAAGACCAACAATTGCAATGATCTATCCCCATCACGatgaaatttcaaagattACCCGGGCCTGTCGGCCAAGGCTATAGACTCGTTGAATACATCAGTGTAGTGCGCGTGCGGCCCAGAACATCTAAGAGCATCACAGACCTATTATTGCCTCAAACTTCCGCGGCCTAAAAGGCCGTAGTCCCTCTAAGAAGCTGGCCGCGGAGGGATACCTCCGCATAACTAGTTAACAGTTTGAGGTCTCGTTCGTTAACGGAATTAACCAGACAAATCGCTCCACCAACTAAGAACGGCCATGCACCCATTGAATCAAGAAAGAGCTCTCAGTCTGTTAATCCTTACTATGTCTCGACCTGGTAAGTTTCCCCGTGTTGAGTCAAATTAAGCCACAGGCTCCACTCCTGGTGGTGCCCTTCCGTCAATTCCTTTAAGTTTCAGCCTTGCGACCATACTCCCCCCGGAACCCAAAGACTTTGATTTCTCACAAGGTGCCGGCGGAGTCCTAAAAGCAACATCCGGCGATCCCTTGTCGGCATCGTTTATGGTTGAGACTAGGACGGTATTTGATCGTCTTCGAGCCCCCAACTTTCGttcttaaattaatgaaaacatCCTTGGCAAATGCTTTTACAGTTGTTCGTCTTTCATAAATCCAAGAATTTCACCTCTGACTATGAAATACAAATGCCCCTGACTGTCCTTGTTAATCATTACCCCGATCCCATGCTAATGTATACAGAGCGTAGGCTTACTTTGAGCACTCTAATTTCTTCAAAGTAACAGCGCCGGAGGCACGACCCAGCCAGTTAAGACCAGGAGCGCATCGGCAGCAGAAGGGACGAGACGACCGGTGCACACCAGAGGCAGACCGGCCGGCCCAACCCAAGGTCCAACTACGAGCTTTTTAACTGCAACAACTTAAATATACGCTATTGGAGGTGGAATTACTGCGGCTGCTGGCAtcagacttttttttttttttgtaaaagcCGCCTGTGCCTAGGCGGGGGGTTTGGCGGACCCCTACCTGTTTATTacctcaaaaaaattatagagggTACAATTCAAAAACAGTAAATGAGGAGTACTTACTCCCTTTACAATCAAGTAAATCTATGTGcaaaatcaatgatgatcaaAATCTACCTATTCTAACTTGCTGTGTAATGCCCCGCCAATCTCTTCCCGAATGCCCGACCAAAAAATCATCTCACAGCATCACTCAAGCTCACCGGTGAAGGTAGGGGGTGCCCAATTTATCCAGTCTGATAATGCCTCGTAGTACTCCCGTAATGTCCTCCTGATACATAACCCTAGTCAATTGCCGAGACGCGGCGTCCTTCGCAAGATAATCAGCCGCTCTAGTAGCCTCTCGAAAAACATGTCGGACATTCGATCCTAATTCTTGTTGGAGCTGCAAAATGCGCATGATCAAATGCTGCACCTCCCACATCCCAGATACTCGTGACTGTAAGAGCTGGAGAACTACGGTAGCATCCACCTCAACAACTATGGGTGCTAAACTGTGTGCTCTAGCTAGCTCTAGACCACGCCAAATAGCAGTCAATTCCGAAACCACACTAGTGGCCGTACCCAAAGCATACTGGTATGCTAGATGCACCTGTCCAATTTCATCCCGAATGACACCTACCGCTGGTGCTGGCCCGGGGTTCCCGAGCGAGGACCCATCTGAATTCAACTTAAACCACATCGGAGTGGGGGTACTCCAACGCACCACTCTGGGTGCCCGAGGCACCATCGGCCTGAAGCAGAAACCCATAGCCAACGCCCGGTGCAAGTCCCCTTTCCACTGTATGCTCGTCATGATCCGTGCAGCATATAGTCTGCGAAGCTGTCGCTGAACCTCAGATATGATTCCCATTGTCATAAAATGTACCCCCTGATACTTTGCAGTATTTCATTGCGTCCAAGTAGAccatagaataaaaaatggtaCCAAAGTGCGAATGTGCAAATCTGAGTGAAATGGGGTGGAGTATCGCCAGAAGTGCACCACAAGATGCAGGTTCCCCGTTTCACAAAGTTGATGCCCAAAGACGTTAGCAAAGTGCAGCCACACATCTCGAACTACTGCCCCTTCAACAAACAGATGAGAGATGCTCTCCTCTGCCACACAACATTGGCATTTTGATGGGAAACTAAATCCCTTTCGCTTCATGCGTTCATCCACCAGGATCCAATCCTGAAAAAGTCGCCATAAGAATACAGACACCGTGCTGGCACcagaccttttttttttttttgcaaaagcCGCCTGTGCCTAGGCGGGGGGTTTGGCGGACCCCTACCTGTTTATTAgctcaaaaaaattatagagtgtacaattcaaaaatagtaaatgaGGAGTACTTACTCCATTTACAATCAAAGTAATTCTAATCTATGTGCAAAATCAATTATGATCAAAATCTACCTATTCTAACTTGCTGTGTAATGCCCCGCCAATCTCTTCCCGAATGCCCGACCAAAAAATCATCTCAAAGCATCACTCAAGCTCACCAGCGAAGGTAGGGAGTGGGCAATTTATCCAGTCTGATAATGCCTCATAGTACTCCCGTAATGTCCTCCTGATATATAACCCTAGTCAATTGTCGAGATGCGGCGTCCTTCGCAAGATAATCAGCCGCTCCATTAGCCTCTCGAAAAACATGTCGGACATCCGATCCTAATTCTTGTTGGAGCTGCAAAATGCGCATGATCAAATGCTGCACCTCCCACATCCCAGATACTCGTGACTGTAAGAGCTGGAGAACTATGGTAGCATCCACCTCAACAACTATGGGTGCTAAACTGTGTGCTCTAGCTAGCTCTAGACCACGCCAAACAGCTGTCAGCTCCGAAACCACACTAGTGGTCGTACCCAAAGTATACTGGTATGCTAGATGCACCTGTCCAAT
This genomic interval from Sesamum indicum cultivar Zhongzhi No. 13 unplaced genomic scaffold, S_indicum_v1.0 scaffold00238, whole genome shotgun sequence contains the following:
- the LOC105179916 gene encoding uncharacterized protein LOC105179916, producing the protein MNAWLPQASYPCGNFSNTSSFKFRRSKGSLGHAFTVPIRTGNQDQTSFYPSVPHEISVLVELILGHLRYLLTDMPPQPNSPPNNVFRPDQRARARFGSKKRGSAPPPIHGISKITLKVVVFHFRLSAPTYPTPLKSFHKVGLESSSTGSSFPADSAKPVPLAVVSLDSRQGQWESR